Proteins found in one Pelmatolapia mariae isolate MD_Pm_ZW linkage group LG7, Pm_UMD_F_2, whole genome shotgun sequence genomic segment:
- the dipk1b gene encoding divergent protein kinase domain 1B — MMPRALRRLVHLMLFCPLSKGLQSRLPAIKVKYLLLAWLGILVISWIVYMQYASYSELCRGHVCHMVICDHYRRGIISGSSCKALCDQRTLTLQRCMSTSSTHQVYNGLWKEKPVVIKCGVEDPVKTDGAPDSILRQEMSLFDKPTRGTSMDEFKEMLHSFLKVNLGEQSSLSTLVDRVITLADVNQDGKVSLAEAKSIWALLQINEFLLMVALQEKEHTPKLLGFCGDLYVTERVSHNSLYRLEVPNSLQSLIPEALSSSLNHWLAPAWPRRARITIGLLEFVEEVFHGSYGSFLICDANPYHVGYNSKYDCKMANLRNVASEAVVRGFLKGRRCETNADCTYGRDCTATCDRLVKQCNTEVVQPNLAKVCVLLQDYLLFGAPSDLRGDLEKQLRTCVTLSGLASQMEVHHSLVLNNLKTLLWKKISNTQYS; from the exons ATGATGCCCAGGGCTTTGCGGAGACTGGTCCATTTGATGCTGTTCTGCCCTTTATCCAAAGGCCTGCAG AGTCGCCTTCCAGCTATTAAAGTAAAGTACCTTCTGCTGGCATGGCTGGGCATCCTCGTCATCAGCTGGATCGTCTACATGCAGTATGCCTCCTACTCTGAGCTGTGCCGTGGGCACGTTTGCCACATGGTCATC TGTGATCATTATAGAAGAGGCATAATATCAGGTTCATCCTGCAAGGCACTATGTGACCAGAGAACGCTAACTCTGCAGCGCTGCATGTCAACCTCCTCCACACATCAG GTATACAACGGACTGTGGAAGGAGAAGCCTGTGGTAATTAAATGTGGCGTTGAAGATCCGGTGAAAACTGACGGAGCGCCCGACTCCATACTGCGACAGGAGATGAGCCTGTTTGACAAACCCACACGTGGAACCTCGATGGATGAATTTAAAGAGATGCTGCACAGTTTCCTTAAG GTTAACCTCGGTGAACAGTCATCTTTGAGCACCTTGGTGGACAGAGTCATCACACTTGCTGATGTCAACCAAGATGGCAAAGTGTCACTAGCAGAGGCCAAGTCTATCTGGGCTCTTCTCCAGATCAACGAGTTCCTCCTGATGGTGGCGCTGCAGGAGAAGGAGCACACCCCGAAACTGCTGGGCTTCTGTGGAGATTTGTATGTGACGGAGCGTGTAAGCCACAACTCACTCTACAGGCTCGAGGTGCCAAATTCCCTGCAGTCTCTCATCCCAGAGGCCTTGAGCTCCAGCCTGAACCACTGGCTCGCGCCAGCTTGGCCCCGCCGAGCTCGCATCACCATTGGCCTGCTGGAATTTGTGGAAGAGGTCTTCCACGGCTCCTACGGGAGCTTCCTAATATGTGACGCCAATCCTTACCACGTTGGCTACAATTCAAAGTACGACTGCAAGATGGCCAACCTTCGCAACGTGGCATCAGAGGCTGTTGTGCGGGGATTCTTGAAGGGTCGGCGATGTGAGACGAATGCAGACTGCACGTATGGGCGGGACTGCACGGCCACCTGCGATCGGCTGGTGAAGCAGTGTAACACCGAGGTTGTGCAGCCTAATCTCGCTAAAGTGTGCGTGCTGCTGCAGGACTATCTGCTTTTCGGAGCGCCTTCAGACCTTCGTGGGGATCTGGAAAAACAGCTGCGCACCTGTGTGACACTCAGCGGGTTGGCAAGCCAAATGGAGGTTCACCACTCACTAGTGCTCAACAACCTGAAGACGTTACTGTGGAAGAAGATTTCAAACACTCAGTACTCCTGA